From the genome of Geobacter sp. SVR, one region includes:
- a CDS encoding C40 family peptidase yields MTIIDYLQIPYRHQGRDTKGADCFGLIRIFYEQELGLLLPDFTEDYTQEWWKEKNYFIDLYRQWNFAQTSERKRGNVILFKNTNSTPGHVGVILNDESFLHMSREGCETHSYTYGVWARQIHSVYRHVGE; encoded by the coding sequence GTGACCATCATAGACTATTTACAGATTCCTTACCGGCACCAGGGCCGCGACACCAAGGGGGCGGATTGTTTCGGCCTCATTCGGATCTTCTACGAACAAGAGTTGGGGTTGTTACTACCGGACTTCACGGAAGACTACACGCAGGAGTGGTGGAAGGAAAAAAACTACTTTATCGACCTGTACCGGCAATGGAATTTCGCGCAGACATCAGAGAGGAAAAGAGGCAACGTAATCCTTTTCAAGAACACAAACAGCACTCCAGGGCATGTTGGAGTGATCCTCAATGATGAAAGTTTCCTGCACATGTCGCGGGAAGGCTGCGAGACACACTCTTACACTTACGGGGTGTGGGCACGACAGATACACAGCGTTTATAGGCATGTAGGTGAGTAA
- a CDS encoding Mov34/MPN/PAD-1 family protein — MLSEDVLNQLKRIAQQSPKFEACGLVDDQNRVHPVKNASSTPAQNFVFDKREYFTFLRRLHEEGAKIVCVYHTHPSGSTLPSKADKEFASRFPHPSLIVTKDSHRWVK, encoded by the coding sequence ATGCTTTCAGAAGATGTACTCAACCAACTTAAACGAATCGCCCAACAGAGTCCGAAATTCGAGGCCTGCGGGCTTGTAGATGATCAAAACAGGGTTCACCCTGTAAAAAACGCTTCTAGCACTCCTGCACAGAATTTTGTTTTCGATAAGCGGGAGTATTTTACTTTTCTGCGCCGGCTTCATGAAGAGGGCGCGAAGATCGTCTGCGTCTACCATACACACCCTAGCGGAAGTACCCTGCCGTCCAAAGCCGATAAAGAGTTTGCTTCCAGGTTCCCGCATCCGTCACTGATAGTGACCAAAGATTCTCATAGGTGGGTTAAATAA
- a CDS encoding IS4 family transposase encodes MNSGHTVFRQLLQYLPRHEFNVCVHRYRGEYWAKSFSTFDQFLCLAYAQMTGRESLRDIETCLNSHQEKLYHIGFRGDVSRTTLADANERRDWRIFQDFGQILIGLAQELYKGDPLAIELKQPLFAFDSTTIDLCLTLFPWAEFRKTKAAVKMHTLIDLRGIIPTFVAITTGKVNDVKLLDRMPVQEDAIYTMDRGYVDYARLFAIHKQGAFFVIRAKDNLKFKRLYSAPKDKETGIRADQVITLVTIKSKKGYPERLRRVSYVDKERNKRLVFLTNNFDIPAKTVADVYKQRWQVELFFKWIKQHLRFKKFYGTSENAVKSQIWVGLCMYLLVAIAKKRLGIPCSLYTFLQILEVNLFEKKPISSLVTEGLKQKAGTLDYNQLNLFNY; translated from the coding sequence ATGAACTCTGGCCATACCGTCTTTCGGCAACTGCTTCAGTATCTTCCACGACATGAGTTCAATGTCTGCGTTCACCGATATCGCGGTGAGTACTGGGCCAAGAGTTTTTCCACATTCGACCAGTTTCTTTGTCTGGCGTATGCCCAGATGACCGGGCGTGAGAGTTTGCGGGACATTGAAACCTGTCTGAACTCTCATCAGGAGAAACTCTACCACATTGGATTTCGTGGTGATGTCTCCCGCACGACGCTTGCCGATGCGAACGAGCGCAGGGATTGGCGGATCTTTCAGGATTTTGGCCAGATCCTGATCGGTCTTGCCCAAGAGCTTTACAAGGGTGATCCGCTTGCCATCGAATTGAAGCAACCACTATTTGCTTTTGACTCTACGACTATTGATCTCTGCCTGACGTTGTTTCCGTGGGCCGAATTCCGGAAAACCAAGGCAGCGGTCAAGATGCACACGCTGATTGACCTGCGTGGAATAATCCCGACATTCGTAGCAATTACCACCGGCAAAGTGAATGATGTAAAGTTGCTGGACAGAATGCCGGTTCAAGAAGATGCCATCTATACCATGGATCGCGGCTATGTTGATTATGCACGCTTGTTCGCAATTCATAAGCAGGGCGCATTCTTCGTCATAAGGGCCAAAGACAACCTGAAATTCAAGCGCCTCTACTCTGCACCAAAAGATAAGGAAACAGGTATACGGGCCGACCAGGTTATCACCTTGGTAACGATAAAATCGAAGAAGGGATATCCAGAACGGCTACGCCGGGTCAGCTATGTTGACAAAGAGCGAAACAAACGTCTGGTATTTCTAACCAACAACTTTGACATCCCGGCAAAGACAGTTGCTGACGTCTACAAGCAGAGGTGGCAGGTGGAGCTGTTCTTCAAGTGGATCAAGCAGCACCTGCGATTCAAGAAGTTTTACGGAACATCCGAAAATGCTGTTAAAAGCCAGATATGGGTCGGGCTCTGCATGTACCTGCTCGTGGCTATCGCCAAAAAACGACTCGGTATTCCGTGCTCGCTATACACTTTTCTACAGATTCTTGAGGTCAACTTATTCGAGAAAAAGCCCATTTCATCACTGGTTACAGAGGGTCTCAAGCAGAAAGCTGGCACTCTCGACTATAACCAGTTGAACTTATTCAATTATTAA
- a CDS encoding phage portal protein, which translates to MFISPSSVPLRRSYFSTPSFDGCVGYSDVRKLQTQFANNFFKNGAIPVGILETEQALGDSLLRKLRGERTNIHGDIVNVHEVAVPQGGLSYKPVASQLKELDLSGLKQGDIQILFKVPDPILGSLEGTEGKEDKDALTAFWPTA; encoded by the coding sequence TTGTTTATAAGCCCATCAAGTGTTCCGCTGCGACGATCATACTTCAGTACTCCCTCCTTTGACGGCTGCGTCGGATATTCTGACGTTCGAAAATTACAAACCCAGTTTGCCAACAACTTCTTTAAGAACGGGGCCATCCCAGTTGGTATCCTGGAAACAGAGCAGGCTCTTGGCGACAGCCTGCTGCGGAAACTTCGTGGAGAGCGGACTAATATTCATGGTGATATCGTCAACGTTCATGAGGTGGCCGTGCCACAGGGCGGTTTGTCATACAAGCCAGTGGCTTCTCAGCTCAAAGAACTGGATCTGAGCGGTCTGAAGCAAGGAGACATCCAGATCCTCTTTAAGGTACCTGATCCGATCCTCGGTTCTCTTGAGGGTACAGAAGGGAAAGAGGATAAAGATGCACTGACCGCCTTCTGGCCCACCGCCTGA
- a CDS encoding NADH:flavin oxidoreductase/NADH oxidase — protein sequence MSTLFTPFELRSVTFRNRIFVSPMCQYSSRDGFPTDWHLVHLGSRAVGGAGLVMVEATAVSPEGRISPDDSGIWSNSHADAFVPITRFIQEHGAVPGIQLAHAGRKGSCSLPWLGGGPLGPEACGWQPLGPSAEPFDEGHPVPRALTLEEMDEVEAQFRAATSRAHAAGFQVVEVHMAHGYLLHEFLSPLANQREDEYGGSLENRLRFPLRVAQAVREEWPANLPLFVRISATDWVEGGWDIDQSVELSRRLKEIGVDLIDCSSGFVVPNEPVPFGPGFQVPFAARIRTETGLASGAVGCITEPAQAEQIIATGQADVVLLARQMLNDPYWPLHAARTLRADVAWPNQYLRAG from the coding sequence ATGAGCACACTCTTCACCCCGTTCGAGCTGAGGTCCGTCACCTTCCGCAACCGGATTTTTGTTTCCCCCATGTGTCAATACTCCAGCCGCGACGGTTTCCCGACCGACTGGCATCTTGTCCATCTCGGCAGCCGCGCGGTCGGCGGCGCCGGGCTGGTCATGGTCGAGGCGACCGCCGTAAGCCCTGAAGGGCGCATCAGTCCGGACGACAGCGGCATCTGGAGCAACTCCCACGCCGACGCCTTCGTGCCCATCACCCGCTTCATACAAGAGCATGGCGCCGTACCCGGCATCCAGCTCGCCCATGCCGGCCGCAAGGGTTCATGCTCGCTGCCCTGGCTCGGCGGCGGTCCACTGGGGCCGGAAGCATGCGGCTGGCAGCCGCTGGGACCGAGTGCCGAACCGTTCGACGAAGGGCATCCGGTGCCGCGCGCCCTGACGCTGGAGGAGATGGACGAGGTGGAAGCCCAGTTCCGCGCCGCCACCAGCCGGGCCCATGCCGCCGGATTCCAGGTGGTTGAAGTCCATATGGCGCATGGCTACCTGTTACATGAATTTCTGTCGCCGCTGGCGAACCAGCGGGAGGACGAATACGGCGGCAGCCTGGAAAACCGGCTCCGCTTCCCTTTACGGGTGGCACAAGCGGTGCGTGAGGAATGGCCGGCTAATCTGCCGCTGTTTGTCCGCATCTCGGCCACTGATTGGGTAGAGGGGGGCTGGGACATCGACCAGTCGGTGGAATTGTCCCGCAGGCTGAAAGAGATCGGCGTGGATCTGATCGACTGTTCTTCCGGATTCGTGGTGCCGAACGAGCCGGTGCCCTTTGGGCCAGGCTTCCAGGTACCCTTTGCCGCCCGGATCAGGACAGAAACCGGGCTTGCCAGCGGCGCGGTCGGCTGCATCACGGAACCGGCCCAGGCGGAGCAGATCATTGCCACCGGCCAGGCCGACGTGGTGCTACTGGCGCGCCAGATGCTGAACGATCCCTACTGGCCGCTCCACGCGGCCAGGACTCTCCGTGCGGATGTCGCCTGGCCGAACCAGTATTTGCGGGCCGGATAG
- a CDS encoding fibronectin type III domain-containing protein has product MITLTPYIKSFMVDFAPAQDLDLAGYRTHVAHESELVNGDFTPTANNLVNHGPDTNFVVKVDRGGAWFVKIGAYDTFGEEVLNYSALHSVVVATTDPLDVVPPETPVLDTSKTVSDLEGTGVFQTAYILLAWTLIPVPNDFSNYLIRQKKHTESSWTEIQLDQSPTYKASNLIPGVSYDFQICAVDQWINASSWSDTYTVTAHADTVAPVVPTSPSVVTAMRTVFIKWDANVEADLDEYVVEVAENPTFTLNKQTFHTANNSLTFNGSQGVTYYIRVSAVDYSGNNSGPSATVSAMPGLVVSADIDTNALEASNRFTNVPVIKEASYSVWRANTPAGGISWNSHHAYYQGKQFTVNAGSTTQPYVQGTFAGADGSTISYTGVPDQTAKNDTTATFIMAKNTNGNLEVIWNSEANMVIGSAYIMDGAITNAKITSLTADKIKAGTLDCGLLTIENLNFSDIGGSISWGDGTITNKPSKLSDLDSAASTKLSGIADGATKGADWATNVSGKPMSLSELNSTDGTTLSNASSNASSAVNQLNTLTTNGGKLTYIDSQGAYLGTLNASKITAGTFAGGGIGFSTGATVNLDGNAARITVNDGTRDRIYIGKLGTGDYGIDIKDALGSSVVKVSNGSGAILQNATVGNLVVSGQGILCGSGNSAFKVWDAGSGSVNMYLGDYLGSKTNYLYWNGSKLEIAAKVVMSSDSLIQWSNLSPETQTNLRGPQGIQGLPGATGATGATGPKGDPGVTPDMSAYMDKGSFMTTIGADYVFTQKIACDKLVGNVITGKTFQTADSGQRFVVDYTTNDAKFYDSSGTKRVKIGVTTGTGEHGSSSAYLDMYMPTDATGISCVGMTYSDTAMAYFQNGGFSIGGWICYGPGISALGTYGVYGYGVSAGIYGTGYYGVLGTNKGRGESPKSTAAGQIGVRSEVSGTGAVAYKAVASNGASAVYSTFTGAHEMLIPNTETAIIGDIVSDTAILFKESVSDAFGTVEVTSRSKDKTVLGVLACEPFDLDKVPEDWKAWEGIEELLKAHKVIFVNAVGEGQINVCKDGGNIYAGDLICSSTRPGKGMRQEDDLLFSYTVAKAREDCIWEEGEDDIRMIACIYHCGSLLSG; this is encoded by the coding sequence ATGATCACCCTGACGCCGTACATAAAGTCCTTTATGGTTGATTTTGCTCCTGCCCAGGATTTGGACTTGGCGGGGTATCGAACCCACGTAGCCCACGAATCGGAACTGGTAAACGGGGATTTCACCCCCACAGCCAACAATTTGGTCAATCACGGTCCAGACACGAACTTCGTAGTCAAAGTTGACCGGGGAGGTGCCTGGTTTGTCAAGATCGGCGCATACGATACATTTGGGGAAGAGGTGTTGAATTATTCAGCTCTTCATTCAGTAGTCGTAGCAACCACAGACCCTTTGGACGTAGTTCCGCCTGAGACTCCGGTACTTGATACGTCTAAGACGGTATCCGACTTAGAAGGTACTGGTGTCTTCCAAACAGCTTATATTCTCTTAGCCTGGACATTAATCCCGGTACCTAACGACTTTTCCAATTACCTCATAAGGCAGAAGAAACATACGGAATCCTCTTGGACGGAGATTCAGCTTGACCAATCCCCCACGTACAAGGCGTCCAATCTCATTCCCGGCGTCAGCTACGATTTTCAAATCTGCGCTGTAGACCAGTGGATTAACGCTTCCTCTTGGAGTGATACATACACGGTGACTGCTCACGCGGATACCGTAGCACCTGTCGTACCTACGAGCCCATCCGTTGTCACTGCTATGCGAACCGTTTTCATCAAATGGGATGCGAATGTAGAAGCAGATCTGGACGAGTATGTGGTGGAGGTAGCAGAAAATCCTACCTTTACGCTCAATAAGCAAACCTTCCATACCGCAAACAACAGCCTGACTTTTAATGGTTCTCAAGGTGTAACCTACTACATCCGGGTGTCAGCTGTGGACTACTCAGGTAACAATTCAGGGCCGAGCGCTACAGTATCTGCGATGCCTGGATTAGTGGTATCTGCAGATATTGATACTAATGCTTTGGAAGCATCCAACCGTTTCACCAATGTTCCGGTAATCAAGGAAGCCTCTTATTCGGTTTGGAGGGCGAACACACCTGCTGGCGGGATCTCTTGGAATTCGCACCATGCCTACTACCAAGGCAAGCAGTTTACCGTGAATGCCGGTAGTACCACCCAACCTTATGTCCAGGGTACGTTCGCTGGTGCGGATGGTAGTACGATCAGCTACACTGGAGTTCCCGATCAAACCGCCAAAAATGACACTACTGCTACGTTTATAATGGCGAAGAACACCAATGGCAACCTGGAGGTCATTTGGAACTCCGAGGCCAACATGGTGATCGGCTCAGCCTATATCATGGACGGGGCGATCACCAATGCAAAGATAACATCTTTGACCGCTGATAAGATAAAGGCCGGCACCTTGGACTGTGGACTTCTGACGATAGAGAACTTGAATTTCTCTGATATCGGAGGCAGTATTTCGTGGGGCGACGGCACAATTACGAATAAGCCCTCTAAGCTTTCGGACCTGGACTCAGCAGCAAGCACTAAGCTTTCCGGCATAGCAGACGGGGCAACTAAAGGGGCGGATTGGGCTACAAACGTAAGTGGTAAACCTATGTCGCTGTCCGAACTTAACTCGACAGACGGCACTACCCTTTCTAATGCGTCTTCCAACGCCAGCAGCGCTGTAAATCAACTGAACACTCTTACTACCAACGGCGGCAAGCTAACCTATATTGACAGCCAGGGGGCCTATCTCGGTACCTTGAACGCCAGCAAAATCACTGCCGGAACTTTTGCAGGAGGTGGTATCGGGTTTAGCACAGGGGCCACCGTAAATTTAGACGGTAACGCTGCGAGGATTACGGTTAATGATGGTACTCGTGACAGGATTTACATTGGTAAGCTAGGCACTGGAGACTATGGGATCGACATTAAAGACGCTTTGGGTTCGTCGGTTGTCAAGGTATCCAATGGTAGTGGGGCCATCCTCCAGAACGCTACGGTCGGCAATCTGGTGGTCAGTGGTCAGGGCATCCTGTGTGGTTCGGGCAACAGCGCCTTCAAGGTGTGGGATGCCGGTTCTGGCAGTGTGAACATGTACCTGGGCGATTACTTGGGGAGCAAAACCAACTACCTGTACTGGAACGGTAGCAAATTGGAAATCGCCGCCAAAGTCGTCATGTCCTCGGACTCGTTGATCCAATGGAGTAATCTTTCTCCTGAGACTCAAACAAATCTTCGAGGCCCTCAAGGAATCCAAGGTCTTCCTGGTGCTACGGGTGCAACTGGCGCTACCGGACCTAAAGGTGACCCGGGAGTTACCCCCGATATGTCCGCCTACATGGATAAAGGTTCATTCATGACCACCATAGGGGCTGACTATGTTTTCACTCAGAAAATAGCCTGCGATAAACTGGTAGGTAATGTCATTACCGGGAAGACATTTCAAACCGCAGACTCAGGGCAGCGATTCGTGGTTGACTATACCACCAACGATGCAAAGTTTTACGATTCATCCGGTACCAAGCGGGTAAAGATAGGGGTCACGACAGGCACAGGTGAGCACGGCTCTAGCTCCGCATATCTGGACATGTACATGCCCACCGACGCAACAGGCATCAGCTGCGTCGGTATGACCTATTCGGACACCGCTATGGCGTACTTCCAGAACGGCGGTTTCAGTATTGGTGGATGGATCTGCTACGGGCCGGGAATTTCTGCGCTCGGTACTTATGGCGTGTATGGGTACGGTGTCTCAGCGGGTATTTACGGCACCGGGTATTATGGTGTGCTTGGTACGAACAAAGGACGCGGCGAGTCACCCAAAAGTACTGCCGCAGGGCAGATAGGAGTTCGGTCGGAGGTTTCCGGTACCGGGGCGGTAGCTTACAAAGCAGTAGCTTCCAACGGAGCCTCTGCCGTTTACTCCACTTTTACCGGCGCTCACGAGATGCTCATTCCGAATACGGAAACTGCAATTATCGGTGATATAGTGTCTGATACGGCGATTTTATTCAAGGAATCCGTCTCAGATGCCTTCGGAACTGTTGAGGTGACTTCGCGCAGCAAAGATAAGACGGTTTTGGGGGTGTTAGCCTGTGAACCTTTCGATCTTGATAAAGTGCCTGAAGACTGGAAGGCGTGGGAAGGTATTGAAGAGCTGCTAAAAGCGCACAAAGTAATATTCGTGAACGCAGTGGGTGAAGGCCAAATCAACGTCTGCAAGGATGGCGGCAACATCTATGCGGGGGATTTGATCTGCTCCTCTACGCGCCCAGGTAAGGGAATGCGCCAAGAGGATGATCTCTTGTTTAGTTACACTGTAGCCAAGGCAAGGGAAGACTGTATCTGGGAAGAAGGAGAAGATGATATCAGGATGATTGCCTGTATTTATCATTGTGGATCACTACTGTCCGGTTAA
- a CDS encoding phosphoribosyltransferase, producing the protein MNISKMFLYLTARSCPDHNYQLAGLESGAVPLLTGISQAAKILGQRDLNVFSVRKERKAYGLRNVTEGLPNGAPVMIVDDLCNSSASMKRCHDMCISEGMSIYPYAFCVVNKVNKAVHAPRRRVTDMYLPDNIKIIYLYDLDDFGLSNPSH; encoded by the coding sequence ATGAATATATCAAAAATGTTTCTGTATCTCACGGCCCGCTCCTGTCCAGATCACAATTACCAGTTGGCGGGTTTGGAAAGTGGAGCGGTACCGCTTTTAACGGGAATAAGTCAGGCAGCGAAGATTCTGGGGCAACGGGACTTGAACGTTTTTTCGGTGAGAAAGGAGAGAAAAGCCTATGGGTTGCGAAATGTCACAGAGGGACTGCCCAATGGAGCACCAGTTATGATTGTCGATGACTTGTGCAATTCAAGCGCGAGCATGAAGCGATGCCATGACATGTGTATTTCAGAAGGAATGTCGATATATCCGTATGCCTTTTGTGTGGTAAACAAGGTTAATAAGGCAGTGCATGCTCCACGCAGGCGTGTCACTGACATGTATCTACCTGACAATATAAAGATAATTTACCTGTATGATCTGGATGATTTTGGATTGAGTAATCCATCTCATTGA
- a CDS encoding phage tail protein, translated as MGIVFVQTTPDKALPLLWDGNRNALKADPAWAPFADYWYYQNLGLSALYSSIEQFTKIPDCIIQNNRVLQPNLSTNNTTLTISSLGGTRLLTTKEVEAFRLTLSLPGLYAINDKTGYLSTTVSVGIYCRVYNPADPNNTTNPWHVVNANYAISGKQRAEILKTIDSGDLRNVGLLSKPEYLDILIVRNTPSHTGNMKIIDEVYVKELTEINYAQIAYNNTALLGVKIRATDQLSGQPPTITTLVKGTKIAIPSNMEGVERYNADGSYNAAGIQAAYAAGWTDGKLTWDEVSHTGTKYWSDNPVWCLYDLLTNRRYGLGQYYPINPDKLGLMQAQFYLMAKYCDEPVEYIDSTGATDVVKYRPRFALNIVLDQTKSAAEWVSQICTCMRAVPFYSEGIFWIDIDRPKLPTQIFNMSNIKDYSQAGTSYRQIPNCMEVQYINPLQNYEIDSFRLESKELQNNPQLEERTKALMLVGVTNFDQAKALTKFTLLAAQNRAKMVTFKAGSDVIRSMVTDVIGIQHDVPQNGYGGKVVAVEEDGTVTLSEPVTFDSLMSYYITLSDAAAVSETVQIYPTEYGVPCSTISPISVTSNTGEPYVANPGNNYIIGIASNSVALYRIASLKRDQDAMCEVTAVDYYEDLYTAADSTKDMGILVIPNYSLLQNPLRSSVTGVTASPKIYQDSTGSWKVGVDVFYDPPKNNSFWKGAMLYYAKSGTTNYQVLPENSKGSFLIPDITDPGQYTFIVTSTYTSGKQTVDDALNDMQRHPWTTEYINIYLPNDAFLEGVIALGIENQANDGTFLGKDCIVTWKRPAAIDAILSTSAGDETLGAGVDSAGEWFKEYQIEVRGLDGTTRRTLRQLSERFVYTHEMNYEDGITRSFTVTVIAYDRLGRSSAPKTITCSNPAPPAIS; from the coding sequence ATGGGAATCGTTTTTGTACAAACTACGCCAGACAAGGCGCTTCCGCTGTTATGGGACGGAAATAGAAATGCGCTTAAAGCAGATCCTGCTTGGGCTCCGTTCGCAGACTACTGGTATTACCAGAATCTAGGCCTTAGCGCCCTTTATTCCAGTATCGAGCAGTTCACGAAAATACCGGATTGCATCATTCAGAACAATCGTGTACTGCAGCCAAATCTGTCAACCAATAACACGACTTTAACCATATCGTCGCTGGGAGGTACACGTCTACTCACCACTAAAGAAGTAGAAGCATTTAGACTTACACTGTCACTTCCTGGACTTTATGCCATTAATGATAAAACTGGTTATTTATCAACGACAGTATCTGTTGGGATATATTGTAGAGTATACAATCCAGCAGATCCAAATAACACAACAAATCCTTGGCATGTAGTTAATGCAAACTACGCTATTTCTGGGAAACAAAGGGCAGAAATTCTCAAGACCATCGATAGCGGAGATTTGAGAAACGTCGGGTTACTCAGCAAGCCTGAATATCTGGATATTCTCATCGTAAGGAATACTCCCTCGCACACAGGGAACATGAAGATCATTGATGAGGTGTATGTCAAGGAGCTGACCGAGATAAACTACGCACAGATAGCCTACAACAATACCGCGCTTCTTGGAGTAAAGATCAGGGCTACCGATCAGCTATCAGGACAGCCGCCTACCATAACCACCCTGGTCAAAGGCACCAAGATTGCTATCCCTAGTAACATGGAGGGTGTGGAGCGTTATAACGCAGACGGCTCGTACAACGCTGCCGGTATACAGGCAGCGTATGCAGCAGGATGGACAGACGGCAAGCTGACCTGGGATGAGGTGTCGCATACCGGGACGAAATATTGGTCCGACAATCCCGTGTGGTGCCTCTACGACCTTTTGACCAATCGGCGCTATGGATTAGGCCAATATTATCCTATCAACCCCGATAAGCTTGGGCTGATGCAGGCACAGTTTTATCTGATGGCTAAGTACTGCGACGAACCGGTCGAATACATCGATTCTACCGGAGCAACTGATGTGGTGAAGTATCGCCCACGGTTTGCGCTGAACATCGTCCTCGACCAGACCAAATCCGCTGCAGAGTGGGTTTCGCAGATCTGCACTTGTATGCGGGCGGTGCCGTTCTATTCGGAGGGCATCTTCTGGATAGACATTGATCGCCCCAAATTACCGACACAGATTTTCAATATGTCGAACATCAAGGACTACTCCCAGGCAGGAACCTCTTACCGACAGATCCCGAACTGCATGGAGGTACAGTACATAAACCCTCTTCAGAACTACGAGATCGATTCCTTCAGACTGGAGTCCAAGGAACTGCAGAACAACCCCCAGCTTGAGGAACGGACCAAGGCTCTGATGCTTGTGGGGGTGACCAACTTCGATCAGGCCAAAGCATTGACGAAGTTCACCCTTCTTGCTGCACAAAACAGGGCGAAAATGGTAACCTTTAAGGCCGGCTCGGATGTAATACGCAGTATGGTTACTGACGTTATAGGTATTCAGCATGATGTGCCCCAAAACGGCTATGGAGGTAAGGTTGTCGCGGTGGAGGAAGATGGCACTGTCACGCTGAGTGAGCCTGTCACGTTTGACTCACTGATGTCGTACTATATCACGCTCAGTGATGCTGCGGCCGTCTCCGAAACCGTTCAGATTTATCCGACCGAATACGGAGTGCCATGCTCAACTATTTCTCCTATTTCGGTAACGTCCAATACTGGGGAACCCTACGTAGCCAATCCTGGCAATAACTACATCATAGGTATCGCCTCCAACAGTGTGGCTTTGTATAGGATAGCGTCCCTGAAACGGGATCAGGATGCTATGTGTGAGGTAACAGCCGTAGATTACTATGAGGATCTCTACACGGCTGCTGATTCCACTAAGGATATGGGTATATTGGTTATCCCCAACTACTCACTTCTCCAGAACCCTCTCCGTAGCTCAGTTACCGGAGTTACGGCATCTCCGAAGATTTACCAGGATTCGACCGGAAGTTGGAAGGTAGGGGTTGACGTGTTTTACGACCCGCCGAAGAACAACAGTTTCTGGAAAGGGGCGATGCTGTACTATGCAAAGTCTGGCACTACGAACTACCAAGTTCTGCCCGAGAATTCCAAAGGTAGTTTTCTCATTCCTGATATAACAGACCCAGGACAATACACCTTTATTGTTACGTCTACGTACACATCCGGCAAACAGACTGTAGACGATGCTTTGAACGATATGCAGCGCCATCCTTGGACTACTGAGTATATAAACATATACCTGCCGAATGATGCCTTCCTGGAGGGTGTCATAGCCCTCGGTATTGAGAACCAAGCAAACGATGGGACATTCTTAGGAAAAGATTGCATTGTTACCTGGAAACGCCCCGCTGCAATCGACGCCATTCTATCGACTTCCGCTGGAGACGAAACTTTGGGAGCGGGAGTAGACTCGGCAGGAGAGTGGTTCAAAGAGTACCAAATTGAAGTGAGGGGCCTCGATGGGACCACGCGAAGAACTTTGCGCCAATTATCGGAACGCTTTGTTTATACCCATGAGATGAACTACGAGGACGGAATCACCCGTAGTTTCACGGTCACGGTCATAGCATATGACCGTCTAGGGAGGTCGTCTGCTCCCAAGACCATCACCTGTAGTAACCCTGCACCTCCCGCAATTTCCTAA